One Capra hircus breed San Clemente chromosome 29, ASM170441v1, whole genome shotgun sequence genomic region harbors:
- the LOC102173640 gene encoding olfactory receptor 8G1-like: protein MAVGNHSSVTEFILAGLTKHPGLQLLLFLLFLGIYVVTVVGNLGMITLIGLSSHLHTPMHYFLCSLSFIDLCQSTVITPKMLVSFVTEKNTISYPACMTQLFFFLVFVISECHMLAVMAYDRYVAICNPLLYHVTMSYQLCSCMVVGVYIMGLTGATVHTGCMPRVLFCKGDVINHYLCDLFPLLELSCSSTYINEVIVLCFSTFNILTPILTILSSYIFIISSILHIRSTEGRSKAFSTCSSHIAAVVIFYGSAAFMYLQPSSVSSMEHGKVSSVFYTIIVPMLNPLIYSLRNKDVKIAFNKILEKRSFL from the coding sequence ATGGCAGTAGGAAATCACTCCTCAGTGACTGAGTTTATCCTTGCTGGGCTAACCAAGCATCCAGGACTCCAGctgctccttttcctcctcttcctaggAATCTATGTGGTCACGGTGGTGGGGAACCTGGGCATGATCACACTGATTGGGCTCAGTTCTCACCTGCACACCCCCATGCACTATTTCCTCTGTAGCTTGTCCTTCATTGACCTCTGTCAGTCCACTGTCATTACCCCCAAAATGCTGGTGAGCTTTGTGACAGAGAAGAATACTATCTCCTACCCAGCATGTATGACTCAACTCTTCTTCTTCCTTGTTTTTGTTATATCAGAATGTCATATGTTGGCTGTAATGGCATATGATCGCTATGTTGCCATCTGTAACCCCTTGCTTTACCATGTCACCATGTCTTATCAGCTCTGTTCTTGCATGGTAGTTGGGGTTTATATCATGGGCTTGACTGGTGCCACAGTTCACACAGGCTGCATGCCAAGAGTGCTTTTCTGCAAGGGTGATGTGATCAACCACTACCTCTGTGATCTTTTTCCTCTACTGGAGCTCTCCTGCTCCAGTACTTACATAAATGAGGTGATAGTTTTGTGTTTCAGCACATTTAATATCCTCACCCCAATCCTGACCATCCTCAGCTCCTACATCTTCATCATCTCCAGCATCCTCCACATTCGTTCCACGGAGGGCAGGTCCAAAGCCTTCAGCACATGCAGCTCCCACATCGCTGCTGTTGTTATCTTCTATGGATCTGCAGCATTCATGTATCTGCAGCCATCATCAGTCAGCAGCATGGAGCACGGGAAAGTGTCCTCTGTGTTTTACACCATTATTGTGCCCATGCTGAATCCCCTAATCTACAGCCTGAGGAATAAAGATGTCAAAATTGCCTTCAATAAAATCCTTGAAAAAAGAAGTTTCCTGTGA